The Myxococcales bacterium genome has a segment encoding these proteins:
- a CDS encoding potassium transporter Trk, which produces MPRPPGTRSLNPLLLWRRLSPPALFLFSFVVLIGVGTLGLWQVQAFYVGEPLSLLRALFTMTSAVCVTGLILVDTATHFTFWGQLWILLFIQLGGLGFITLTTLIVGVLGRRLSLRSETLAFSHPGHHSGNSDVVEVLGALTRFILLFEAAGALILFALFWPHFPWYEALWHAVFHSVSAFCNAGFSTFTDSLVPMNDHPGVLVVVSLIIVAGSTGYLTFSELLAWWKQGRLRGARRLSSHTWAVLVTTGLLLLGPTLLFAFFEWNGVLARFDLPSKLANAWFLAVTPRTAGFNAVDYGQLRIDSASLTIMLMVVGGSPGSMAGGVKTTTLALLVAMGVSRLVGKRKVAMHARGIPDATVERAASVGLLYVAVLTAAFFALNAIQSSGLSARETHAQFLPIAFESVSALSTVGLSMGETLALRSWGLVVVILLMFIGRVGLLSFFAAMILRTRRTRAIVRLAQEDIMIG; this is translated from the coding sequence ATGCCCAGGCCTCCTGGAACCCGCTCGCTCAATCCGCTCTTGCTATGGCGAAGGCTGTCGCCACCGGCCCTCTTCCTGTTCAGTTTCGTCGTTCTCATCGGGGTGGGCACGCTGGGCTTGTGGCAGGTGCAAGCCTTCTACGTCGGGGAGCCGCTCAGCCTGCTACGCGCCCTCTTCACGATGACGAGCGCCGTTTGCGTGACGGGGCTCATCCTGGTGGACACCGCAACCCACTTCACGTTTTGGGGGCAGCTGTGGATTCTGCTGTTCATCCAGCTTGGCGGTCTGGGCTTCATCACGCTCACCACGCTCATCGTGGGCGTGCTCGGGCGGCGCTTGTCGTTGCGTTCGGAGACGTTGGCGTTTTCCCATCCCGGTCACCACAGCGGAAACTCCGACGTGGTCGAGGTGCTCGGCGCACTCACGCGGTTCATTCTTCTCTTCGAGGCGGCCGGGGCTCTCATCCTGTTTGCGCTGTTTTGGCCACATTTTCCCTGGTACGAGGCACTGTGGCACGCCGTGTTTCATTCGGTGAGTGCCTTTTGCAACGCGGGCTTCTCCACGTTCACTGACTCACTGGTTCCGATGAACGACCACCCCGGGGTGCTCGTCGTGGTGTCCCTCATCATCGTGGCCGGAAGCACTGGGTACCTCACCTTCTCCGAACTCCTGGCCTGGTGGAAACAAGGCAGGCTCCGGGGAGCGCGGAGGCTTTCGAGCCACACCTGGGCCGTATTGGTGACCACGGGCCTGCTCTTGCTGGGCCCCACCCTCCTCTTTGCGTTCTTCGAGTGGAACGGCGTGTTGGCCCGCTTCGACCTGCCCTCCAAGCTGGCCAACGCGTGGTTTTTGGCCGTGACCCCCCGCACGGCGGGCTTCAATGCAGTGGACTACGGCCAGCTGCGTATCGACTCTGCCTCGCTCACCATCATGCTGATGGTGGTAGGCGGCTCGCCGGGTTCGATGGCAGGAGGCGTCAAGACGACGACCCTGGCGCTCTTGGTAGCGATGGGGGTGTCTCGGCTGGTGGGAAAAAGGAAAGTGGCGATGCACGCCCGCGGCATTCCCGACGCCACGGTGGAACGCGCCGCTTCGGTGGGCTTGCTCTACGTCGCCGTGTTGACGGCCGCGTTCTTTGCCCTTAACGCGATCCAGTCGAGTGGTCTTTCGGCCCGCGAAACCCACGCACAGTTTCTGCCCATCGCCTTCGAGTCCGTCAGCGCCCTCTCCACGGTGGGCCTTTCGATGGGAGAGACGCTGGCCTTGCGAAGCTGGGGGCTCGTCGTCGTGATCCTTCTGATGTTCATTGGCCGCGTGGGCTTGCTTTCCTTCTTCGCAGCCATGATTCTGCGCACCCGCCGGACACGGGCGATCGTTCGGCTGGCCCAAGAGGACATCATGATCGGCTGA